Proteins found in one Lysinibacillus fusiformis genomic segment:
- a CDS encoding amino acid ABC transporter ATP-binding protein translates to MIKIENLHKYFGKLEVLKGIDYEIQEKQVVCVIGPSGSGKSTFLRCINMLEEVTDGAIYIENVKINDPKTNINEIRAEVGMVFQQFNLFPHMTVIDNVTMAPMQIRKMSRANAEELGHELLKKVGLDSKAYNYPEQLSGGQQQRVAIARALAMKPKAILFDEPTSALDPEMVKEVLDVMKNLAAEGMTMVVVTHEMGFAREVGDRVVFMDGGYIVEEGSPEELFGNPQSDRTKAFLGKVL, encoded by the coding sequence ATGATAAAAATTGAAAACCTACACAAGTACTTTGGTAAGCTTGAAGTATTAAAAGGAATCGATTACGAAATTCAAGAAAAACAAGTTGTCTGTGTCATTGGGCCATCTGGATCAGGAAAAAGTACATTTCTACGATGCATTAATATGTTAGAAGAAGTAACAGATGGTGCTATTTATATTGAAAATGTAAAGATTAATGATCCTAAAACGAATATCAATGAAATACGTGCAGAAGTGGGCATGGTGTTTCAACAATTTAACTTATTCCCGCATATGACTGTTATCGATAATGTCACGATGGCACCTATGCAAATTCGTAAAATGAGTCGTGCAAACGCAGAAGAACTAGGACATGAGCTATTAAAAAAAGTTGGACTCGATAGCAAGGCCTATAATTATCCTGAGCAGCTATCGGGTGGTCAACAGCAGCGTGTGGCAATTGCTCGTGCCTTAGCTATGAAGCCAAAAGCTATTTTATTTGACGAGCCAACTTCAGCACTTGACCCTGAAATGGTAAAAGAGGTGCTAGATGTTATGAAAAATCTAGCGGCTGAAGGGATGACAATGGTGGTTGTGACGCATGAAATGGGCTTTGCTCGTGAAGTAGGCGATCGAGTAGTCTTTATGGATGGAGGCTATATCGTAGAAGAAGGTTCTCCAGAGGAACTATTCGGCAATCCACAAAGCGACCGAACAAAGGCGTTTTTAGGAAAAGTATTATAA
- a CDS encoding amino acid ABC transporter permease — protein sequence MDIFDLRWDIVWNYRDMFIRGIGVTLILTLSGYFGGILLGLFLGLGKLSSKKWIYWPSKLYIDLFRGTPMLVQILLIHLAVIPTIFGHSLGYMVSGITALILNCAAYNAEIFRAGIQSIAKGQMEAARSLGLTHNQAMRKVILPQAFRRMIPPLGNEFIALLKDSSLVTVIAAPDILYASKVVAGASFRFWEPYIVAALLYLVLTYGVTKVVAFIEKRFSNSYVPRKAKVEGREAR from the coding sequence ATGGACATCTTTGACTTACGCTGGGACATTGTCTGGAACTACCGAGATATGTTTATACGAGGTATTGGCGTAACACTTATTTTGACACTTAGTGGTTATTTTGGCGGTATTCTATTAGGGCTATTTTTAGGTCTTGGAAAATTATCGAGTAAAAAATGGATTTATTGGCCATCTAAACTATATATCGATTTATTCCGTGGAACACCGATGCTTGTACAAATCTTGTTAATTCACTTAGCAGTTATTCCAACAATTTTTGGTCATTCTTTAGGTTATATGGTATCGGGGATTACAGCGCTTATTTTAAACTGTGCTGCTTACAATGCAGAAATTTTCCGTGCAGGGATTCAAAGTATTGCAAAAGGGCAAATGGAGGCTGCACGCTCTCTTGGGTTAACACATAACCAAGCGATGCGTAAGGTCATTTTACCTCAAGCATTTAGACGTATGATCCCACCATTAGGGAATGAATTCATCGCATTATTAAAAGATTCTTCACTCGTAACAGTTATTGCCGCACCAGATATTTTATATGCTAGTAAGGTAGTAGCTGGTGCAAGCTTCCGCTTCTGGGAACCGTATATCGTTGCAGCATTATTGTATTTAGTTTTAACATATGGTGTAACGAAAGTTGTAGCATTTATCGAGAAACGATTTAGCAATAGTTATGTCCCTCGTAAAGCTAAGGTAGAAGGGCGGGAAGCAAGATGA
- a CDS encoding basic amino acid ABC transporter substrate-binding protein, whose translation MKKTGWMLLMIIAALTLALAGCGTKDDASSGSTPSEDGGDGKKVYKVGTEATFAPFESVDDSGKIVGIDVDILQAIADEMDFEVEWNNIGWEPVFQTIKNGETNIGASGITITEERKESFDFTEPYYESQLLIVVKEDSKIKSLDELKDKKVSVQINATGHMAAKKLQGEASTNIMAFESQPIAIQEMLNGNVDAAIGDNAVVYEYMKAHPDQKLKVIEDDAFDKEYYGFMVQKGNKELLDKLNEGLKKIKENGKLKEITGTDFE comes from the coding sequence ATGAAAAAAACAGGTTGGATGTTACTGATGATTATCGCAGCATTAACATTAGCACTTGCAGGATGTGGTACAAAAGATGATGCTTCTTCTGGTAGTACACCTTCAGAAGACGGCGGAGATGGCAAGAAAGTATACAAAGTTGGTACTGAGGCCACTTTTGCACCATTTGAATCTGTTGACGATTCAGGGAAAATTGTAGGGATTGATGTCGATATTTTACAAGCTATTGCAGATGAAATGGACTTTGAAGTTGAGTGGAATAATATTGGGTGGGAACCAGTTTTCCAAACAATTAAAAATGGTGAAACAAATATCGGAGCTTCAGGAATCACAATTACTGAAGAGCGTAAAGAATCATTTGATTTCACTGAACCATACTATGAGTCTCAATTATTAATTGTTGTGAAAGAAGATTCAAAAATCAAATCTCTTGATGAATTAAAAGATAAAAAAGTATCAGTACAAATTAATGCTACTGGTCATATGGCGGCGAAAAAGCTACAAGGGGAAGCAAGTACAAATATTATGGCATTTGAAAGTCAGCCAATCGCGATTCAAGAGATGCTAAATGGTAATGTTGATGCAGCTATCGGAGATAATGCGGTAGTTTATGAATATATGAAAGCTCATCCAGATCAAAAACTAAAAGTAATTGAAGATGACGCATTCGACAAAGAATACTATGGCTTTATGGTTCAAAAAGGGAATAAAGAATTGTTAGATAAATTAAATGAAGGTCTTAAAAAGATTAAAGAAAACGGTAAATTAAAAGAAATTACGGGCACTGATTTTGAGTAA